From a region of the Zingiber officinale cultivar Zhangliang chromosome 4B, Zo_v1.1, whole genome shotgun sequence genome:
- the LOC121978375 gene encoding uncharacterized protein LOC121978375: MGGSQITSQKELDVEKQPSLLLPNQTQNKDGEEATKKVEETFQTTTQNQAVPFPQKLIASQKDKEFNRFLKKIKEICIEVPLIDALHQMPKIGPELIPRAFCDLGSNVSILSYSLCKKLGLQNIKLTTMALQLADHSCRYPMGIVEDVPVEVGGCIVPTDFIILDIEEDPKIPITLGRPFLATAGAIIDVKSYRLCLKIGKEKIEFDLSNSSIFNSSPQGHSRKINMHKVEECNFHENSPPANNTKYICPALAKLKV; the protein is encoded by the exons ATGGGAGGCTCCCAAATCACTAGTCAGAAGGAGCTTGACGTGGAGAAACAGCCCTCTCTCTTGCTGCCCAATCAGACTCaaaacaaggatggagaagaggctACTAAAAAGGTTGAAGAAACTTTTCAAACTACCACACAAAATCAGGCggtcccttttcctcagaagcTTATAGCATCCCAGAAAGACAAAGAGTTCAATCGGTTCCTAAAAAAGATCAAAGAAATCTgcatagaagtaccactgatagatgcgCTGCACCAAATGCCGAA AATTGGTCCTGAGCTCATACCGAGAGCTTTCTGCGACTTGGGGTCCAACGTCAGCATACTTTCGTACTCCTTATGCAAGAAGCTGGGCCTCCAGAACATAAAATTAACCACTATGGCACTGCAATTAGCGGACCACTCATGCAGATACCCGATGGGAATAGTGGAAGATGTGCCAGTTGAAGTGGGTGGGTGTATAGTTCCCACAGATTTTATTATTTTGGATATAGAAGAAGATCCTAAGATACCGATTacccttggaagaccattccttgccacagctGGAGCCATCATCGACGTAAAAAGTTACAGGCTATGCTTGAAGATTGGTAAAGAAAAGATCGAGTTCGATTTATCAAATTCCTCCATCTTCAACTCCTCCCCTCAGGGACATTCTCGCAAGATCAACATGcacaaagtcgaggagtgcaATTTCCATGAGAATTCTCCTCCAGCAAACAACACGAAATACATTTGTCCTGCACTAGCGAAACTGAAGGTGTAG